Proteins encoded within one genomic window of Macrotis lagotis isolate mMagLag1 chromosome 3, bilby.v1.9.chrom.fasta, whole genome shotgun sequence:
- the RPL34 gene encoding large ribosomal subunit protein eL34 encodes MVQRLTYRRRLSYNTASNKTRLSRTPGNRIVYLYTKKVGKAPKSACGVCPGRLRGVRAVRPKVLMRLSKTKKHVSRAYGGSMCAKCVRDRIKRAFLIEEQKIVVKVLKAQAQSQKSK; translated from the exons atggtTCAGCGCCTGACATACCGGCGTAGGTTGTCCTACAATACAGCTTCCAACAAAACTCGACT GTCACGAACTCCAGGTAACAGGATTGTTTACCTTTATACCAAGAAAGTTGGAAAAGCACCAAAATCAGCCTGTGGTGTGTGCCCAGGAAGACTTCGAGGT gtTCGGGCAGTAAGGCCTAAAGTTCTTATGAGGCtatcaaagacaaaaaagcaCGTCAGCAGGGCTTATGGTGGCTCCATGTGTGCTAAATGTGTCCGTGACAG gatCAAGCGTGCTTTCCTGATTGAGGAGCAGAAAATTGTTGTGAAGGTGTTGAAGGCACAAGCACAGAGtcaaaagagtaaataa
- the OSTC gene encoding oligosaccharyltransferase complex subunit OSTC, with amino-acid sequence METLYRVPFVVLECPNLKLKKPPWAHMPSAMTVYALVVVSYFLITGGIIYDVIVEPPSVGSMTDEHGHQRPVAFLAYRVNGQYIMEGLASSFLFTMGGLGFIILDRSNAPNIPKLNRFLLLFIGFVSVLLSFFMARVFMRMKLPGYLLG; translated from the exons ATGGAGACGCTCTACCGGGTGCCCTTCGTGGTCCTCGAGTGCCCCAACCTGAAGCTGAAGAAGCCGCCCTGGGCCCACATGCCGTCCGCCATGACGGTGTACGCCCTGGTGGTGGTGTCTTACTTCCTCATCACCGGAG GAATAATTTATGATGTCATTGTGGAACCTCCTAGTGTTGGATCTATGACAGATGAACATGGACATCAGAGACCAGTGGCTTTTCTGGCATATAG AGTGAATGGACAATATATTATGGAAGGACTTGCATCCAGTTTCCTGTTTACAATGGGAGGTTTAGGTTTCATAATCCTAGACCGATCCAATGCACCAAATATTCCCAAACTCAATAGATTTCTTCTTCTATTCATTGGTTTCGTCAGTGTCCTCCTGAGTTTCTTCATGGCACGAGTGTTCATGAGAATGAAACTGCC